The genomic segment CAAGCCGAGCTTCATCACCGTGTCGATCGCCTCGGCTTCCGCCACACCCTCCATGAGGGCGGTCACCGCCTCATTGATCATCGGCATGAGGACGCGGTTGGAAACGAAGCCCGGGAAGTCGTTCACCTCCACGGGAGTCTTCCCAAGCTCCTCGGCGAGCTCGAGGGTCGCTCGTGTCGTCTCGTCACTCGTGGCGAGACCGCGGATCACTTCGACGAGCTTCATGACGGGAACCGGATTCATGAAGTGCATGCCGATCACCCTGTCGGGGCACGACGTATGCGCGGCGATCTCGGTGATCGAAATGGACGAGGTATTGCTCGCTAGAATCGTATCGGGCCCCACGGCGTGATCGAGTGTCTCGAAGAGGTCGTACTTAAGCTGCGCCTTCTCTGGCACGGCCTCGATCACGAGATCGACGCCCTCGACGCCGGCCGCGAGGTCCGTGCCTGTCTCGATGCGGGCGAGCGTCGCATCACGGGCGGACTCGTCCAGAATTCCCTTCTCGACCTGCCGGGCGAGGTTCTTGACGATGGTTGCCGTCGCCCTCTCAAGCACCTCTCGCGAAACGTCGAGCAATCGCACTTCCCTACCGTGCTGAGCTGCGACATGGGCGATGCCGTTGCCCATCGTGCCTCCGCCAACCACCGCGATTCGGTGGATACTCATGCCCCGATCGCTCCTTGGGGCCCTCTGGGTCGGTGCAGGTCCGCTACAGCCAACGGCGACGTACGCAAAGCCGCCTCTCCAGGCCGCAGCCAGGGTCCCCACCAGCACGCAGCTGCAGCCGCCAAGACCACGACGGTCGCGAGCGCGCTGCCTTCAGGTCCGAATCCACCACCACCGAGCCAATTCGGGCCCTGGGCGACGCCGTCGTAGAAGGGCGCGTCCAACAGCTCCAGACCACTTACCGGCACATCGGCCAGGTACCCGTGCCCCCAGTTCCAGCCCAGGTGCACCCCGGTGGCCCACCATAGAC from the Gemmatimonadota bacterium genome contains:
- a CDS encoding 3-hydroxybutyryl-CoA dehydrogenase gives rise to the protein MSIHRIAVVGGGTMGNGIAHVAAQHGREVRLLDVSREVLERATATIVKNLARQVEKGILDESARDATLARIETGTDLAAGVEGVDLVIEAVPEKAQLKYDLFETLDHAVGPDTILASNTSSISITEIAAHTSCPDRVIGMHFMNPVPVMKLVEVIRGLATSDETTRATLELAEELGKTPVEVNDFPGFVSNRVLMPMINEAVTALMEGVAEAEAIDTVMKLGLNHPMGPLELADLIGLDTCLNILEVLHRELGDDRYRPSPLLRKYVAAGWHGRKSGRGFYGYE